A window of the Symbiobacterium terraclitae genome harbors these coding sequences:
- the hpt gene encoding hypoxanthine phosphoribosyltransferase, producing MQQDVERVLISEAEIKAKIAELGAQISADFAGKDLVVVGILKGAALFCSDLFRAITIPAELDFMRISSYGAATKSTGVHRVLLDLDYTLEGRHVLIVEDIVDTGLTIKFLKDYLSQRGPASLKVAALLDKPSRRKVPVTVDYRGFEVPDFFVVGMGLDFREKYRNLREICILKPEIYES from the coding sequence GTGCAGCAGGATGTGGAACGTGTACTGATCTCGGAGGCGGAGATCAAGGCCAAGATCGCGGAGCTGGGCGCGCAGATCTCGGCCGACTTCGCCGGCAAGGACCTGGTTGTGGTTGGCATCTTGAAGGGCGCTGCCCTGTTCTGCTCCGACCTGTTCCGCGCGATCACGATCCCGGCCGAGCTGGACTTCATGCGCATCTCGTCCTACGGCGCTGCGACGAAGTCCACCGGCGTGCACCGCGTGCTGCTCGACCTCGATTATACCCTCGAGGGGCGGCATGTGCTGATCGTCGAGGACATCGTCGATACCGGACTGACGATCAAGTTCCTGAAGGACTACCTGTCCCAGCGCGGCCCGGCTTCCCTCAAGGTGGCCGCCCTGCTGGACAAGCCCTCGCGCCGCAAGGTTCCCGTCACCGTGGACTACCGTGGCTTCGAGGTGCCCGACTTCTTCGTGGTCGGGATGGGGCTCGATTTCCGGGAGAAGTACCGCAACCTGCGCGAGATCTGCATCCTCAAGCCAGAGATCTACGAGTCGTAA
- a CDS encoding DUF1256 domain-containing protein produces MPRDGVPSPVLDVHFREPTAAKQLATALGLQFRSLLQPERYLPVFFLVGATSSTGDSLGPFIGWFLKRKGFTGEYVGDLENPVHATNLRGRLFEAWAGALRREKLPYLIAVDAAVGRPGRITLNRGPLRPGAAMGKSLPRVGQMHIMGGTANFPFMIWFAGLDQTVGMAEVIADGLLAFWDDYESGRLFAHRRTAQTVFA; encoded by the coding sequence GTGCCCCGCGACGGCGTGCCTTCACCGGTGCTGGACGTGCATTTCCGGGAACCGACGGCTGCGAAACAGCTGGCGACCGCGCTCGGCCTGCAGTTCCGCTCGCTCCTGCAGCCGGAGCGGTATCTGCCCGTCTTCTTCCTGGTGGGCGCCACGAGCTCCACCGGCGACTCCCTGGGGCCGTTCATCGGCTGGTTCCTGAAGCGGAAGGGCTTCACCGGGGAGTACGTCGGCGACCTGGAGAACCCCGTGCACGCCACCAACCTGCGGGGCCGGCTCTTCGAGGCCTGGGCCGGCGCCCTGCGGCGGGAGAAGCTGCCCTACCTCATCGCGGTGGACGCCGCGGTGGGCCGCCCCGGCCGCATCACGCTGAACCGGGGGCCCCTGCGCCCCGGTGCCGCCATGGGCAAGAGCCTGCCCCGGGTGGGCCAGATGCACATCATGGGCGGTACGGCCAACTTCCCGTTCATGATCTGGTTCGCCGGCCTCGATCAGACCGTGGGCATGGCGGAAGTCATCGCAGACGGTCTGCTGGCGTTCTGGGACGACTACGAATCCGGCCGGCTCTTCGCACACCGCCGGACCGCCCAGACGGTCTTCGCCTGA
- a CDS encoding FUSC family protein: MDFPLRVLQPFLGARIVKTGLAVFLTLVLLHRLGSSYATFGAVAAVLAVQPAISKARETFRQQLLGNAVAGLVATLLGMWLPVTPLTMALGAILALGLLVRFRLTEAAGLAVVVVLFVMDRPEHDFLLYTLERMGIIVVGMAVGFVVNRLIRPPDVLGRARAEIASGERAVDQFMERLLLSLGAPQEYQKEQIKRDAARAQEHLAAARAALDLGESDVPPAQAAVLRQANSSLFVFVEAIMDVHKLVLEAGGLPHGPERELLTAVLRSLQRYRASVLGQALHGAAADPDAARSFHSALAAFGQRVERLVDLRDRRDFGLQLHLVLAEIRHMGWRVDSLARLCGQG, translated from the coding sequence ATGGATTTTCCCCTGCGCGTTCTCCAGCCGTTCCTCGGCGCCCGCATCGTGAAGACCGGCCTGGCTGTCTTCCTGACGCTCGTCCTGCTGCACCGGCTGGGCTCCAGCTACGCGACCTTCGGCGCTGTCGCCGCGGTGCTCGCCGTCCAGCCCGCCATCAGCAAGGCGCGGGAGACGTTCCGGCAGCAGCTGCTGGGCAACGCGGTGGCCGGCCTCGTGGCCACGCTGCTGGGCATGTGGCTGCCGGTGACCCCGCTCACGATGGCCCTCGGGGCGATCCTCGCCCTCGGCCTGCTGGTGCGCTTCCGCCTGACGGAGGCAGCGGGGCTGGCGGTCGTCGTCGTCCTCTTCGTGATGGACAGGCCCGAGCACGACTTCCTGCTGTACACGCTGGAACGCATGGGCATCATCGTGGTCGGCATGGCGGTGGGGTTCGTGGTCAACCGGCTGATCCGCCCGCCTGACGTGCTGGGGCGCGCCCGGGCCGAAATCGCCTCCGGGGAGCGGGCGGTCGACCAGTTCATGGAGCGGCTGCTGCTCAGCCTGGGCGCCCCGCAGGAGTACCAGAAGGAACAGATCAAGCGGGATGCGGCCAGGGCGCAGGAGCACCTGGCAGCCGCCCGGGCCGCGCTCGACCTGGGCGAATCCGATGTCCCGCCGGCGCAGGCGGCGGTGCTCAGGCAGGCGAACAGTTCACTGTTCGTCTTCGTCGAGGCGATCATGGACGTCCACAAGCTGGTGCTGGAGGCCGGCGGCCTGCCGCACGGTCCGGAGCGGGAACTGCTGACGGCGGTTCTCCGGTCGCTGCAGCGGTACCGGGCCTCCGTGCTGGGCCAGGCGCTGCACGGCGCCGCCGCCGACCCGGACGCCGCGCGCAGCTTCCATTCCGCCCTGGCCGCGTTCGGTCAACGGGTGGAGCGGCTGGTCGACCTGCGCGATCGCCGCGACTTCGGCCTGCAGTTGCATCTCGTACTGGCCGAGATCCGTCATATGGGATGGCGCGTCGACTCGCTGGCGCGCCTCTGCGGACAGGGATGA
- a CDS encoding NUDIX hydrolase has protein sequence MAAVTRDFTVSTFVVHEQKVLLLWHRKLAMWLPPGGHIEPGELPDEAAVREVREEAGLEVVLTSPPGLPPVPGPRQLARPEGIQLEEIEPGHEHIDLIYFARPADPAAVRPVANDEVERVGWYGRPDLDRIPLTPEVRTWVERALAAAAERE, from the coding sequence ATGGCCGCCGTCACGCGCGACTTCACCGTCTCCACGTTTGTCGTCCACGAACAGAAGGTGCTGCTCCTCTGGCATCGCAAGCTGGCGATGTGGCTTCCCCCGGGCGGACACATCGAGCCCGGCGAACTGCCCGACGAGGCCGCCGTCCGCGAGGTGCGGGAGGAGGCCGGCCTCGAGGTCGTCCTCACCTCGCCGCCCGGGCTGCCCCCGGTTCCCGGCCCGCGCCAGCTGGCCCGGCCGGAGGGCATTCAGCTCGAGGAGATCGAGCCCGGCCACGAGCACATCGACCTCATCTACTTCGCCCGCCCGGCGGACCCGGCGGCGGTCAGGCCGGTGGCCAACGACGAGGTGGAGCGGGTGGGCTGGTACGGCCGCCCCGACCTGGACCGGATCCCGCTGACACCCGAGGTGCGCACCTGGGTGGAGAGGGCCCTGGCGGCCGCCGCAGAACGGGAGTGA
- the mobA gene encoding molybdenum cofactor guanylyltransferase: protein MDPKLQACGVILAGGRSTRMGSNKALLELEGEPLVSRLARRFTGWFEQVVIVTNTPDEYAFLQLPMVGDRIPGLGPLGGLEAGLRASRFEHAFFCAVDMPFVDEALVRFMVGEARGYDIVVPAVDGEFEPMHAVYGKGCLPFITRNLDSRRLRLVSIFDEVRVRVVEGEELLRFGDPARLFFNCNTPADWEQARLRARQEG, encoded by the coding sequence ATGGACCCAAAGCTGCAGGCCTGCGGTGTGATCCTGGCCGGAGGCCGCTCGACCCGGATGGGCAGCAACAAGGCGCTCCTCGAGCTGGAGGGGGAACCGCTGGTGAGCCGCCTCGCACGCCGGTTCACTGGCTGGTTCGAGCAGGTCGTGATCGTCACGAACACCCCCGACGAGTACGCCTTCCTCCAGTTGCCGATGGTCGGCGACCGGATCCCCGGCCTGGGCCCGCTGGGCGGGCTCGAGGCCGGCCTGCGCGCGAGCCGGTTCGAGCACGCCTTCTTCTGCGCCGTGGACATGCCCTTCGTGGACGAGGCCCTGGTCCGCTTCATGGTGGGCGAGGCCCGGGGGTACGACATCGTCGTCCCCGCGGTGGACGGCGAGTTCGAGCCGATGCACGCCGTCTACGGCAAGGGCTGCCTTCCGTTCATCACCCGGAACCTGGATTCCCGGCGGCTGCGGCTGGTCTCCATCTTCGACGAGGTGCGCGTCCGGGTCGTCGAGGGCGAGGAACTGCTCCGCTTCGGCGACCCCGCTCGGCTCTTCTTCAACTGCAACACGCCGGCTGATTGGGAACAGGCCCGCCTGCGGGCGCGACAGGAAGGCTGA
- a CDS encoding GAF domain-containing sensor histidine kinase has translation MHKSRSLLISMLSLGLLAGASLLLPLYFPGIGQPLPPPLTSLAIAAIIGLLVWLAQPWRVAIRGARGDISISMAIDVAAMLLYHPFIAALGSAVGTASHHLFGLPFIRPRTWENRVARAAVRGVVTFAAVALGGWAAEMLRPAPGDIVFSQDWLAIFVGISIRLLIRIVGYPLGMAALRRDPVWESLRREWERLPLVPFLLTTTLGGTAALIFQYQPPAIVLLFGPLAATWALSQEFRRLNELLDTLEDKVQDRTARLEETVTALERRLAESEALHAVDEAISTAIHPDEVLAVIARESVRVTGGSSALVTLLTADNRQFVRATSGEGMEKYIGLELPMQGNLTSLVLQTGLPHVSRNPERDPRLNQDLVRAGRWRDVIEAPIRTKDRTLGVLVVASQQPDRFDEQHLRLLTLLANQAGRLIENSELHAKAREVAVLEERNRLARELHDSVTQVLFGLTLNLESAASVLSRNPEKAASLVTRSQEMAAEALAEMRSLIFELRPAALQEKGLAMALSNHVNLFRRRHGIDVSLTLEGDERLPPEVEFALYRVAQEALNNVAKHARAQHVRVRLQLQPDEARLEVCDDGIGFDPNAGTRGGSFGMIGMRERLSEVKGFLEVESAPGQGTCIRGRIPLAAGGDAR, from the coding sequence ATGCACAAGTCCAGGTCGCTTCTGATCTCCATGCTCTCGCTCGGGCTGCTGGCCGGTGCCTCACTCCTGCTGCCCCTCTACTTTCCGGGCATCGGGCAGCCGCTTCCGCCGCCCTTGACCAGTCTGGCAATCGCCGCGATCATCGGCCTCCTGGTGTGGCTGGCCCAGCCCTGGCGCGTGGCCATCCGCGGTGCGCGCGGCGACATCTCGATCTCCATGGCCATCGACGTGGCGGCCATGCTCCTGTACCACCCCTTCATCGCCGCGCTCGGTTCGGCGGTGGGCACCGCCAGCCACCACTTGTTCGGCCTGCCCTTCATCCGGCCGCGGACGTGGGAGAACCGGGTGGCCAGGGCCGCGGTACGCGGCGTGGTCACCTTCGCCGCCGTGGCCCTGGGCGGCTGGGCGGCGGAGATGCTCAGGCCGGCACCGGGGGACATCGTGTTCAGCCAGGACTGGCTGGCCATCTTCGTCGGCATCTCGATCCGGCTGCTCATCCGTATCGTGGGCTACCCACTGGGCATGGCGGCGCTGCGGAGGGACCCCGTCTGGGAGAGCCTGCGCAGGGAGTGGGAGCGCCTGCCACTCGTCCCCTTCCTCCTGACCACCACGCTGGGCGGGACGGCCGCGCTGATCTTCCAGTACCAGCCGCCGGCGATCGTGCTGCTGTTCGGCCCGCTGGCCGCCACCTGGGCGCTGTCACAGGAGTTCCGCCGGCTGAACGAGCTGCTGGACACGCTGGAGGACAAGGTCCAGGACCGGACGGCCCGCCTGGAGGAGACGGTCACCGCGCTGGAGCGGCGGCTGGCGGAGTCGGAGGCCCTGCACGCCGTGGACGAGGCGATCAGCACGGCGATCCACCCGGACGAGGTGCTCGCCGTCATCGCCCGGGAGTCGGTGCGGGTGACGGGCGGGTCGTCGGCGCTGGTGACGCTGCTGACGGCCGACAACCGCCAGTTCGTGCGGGCGACCAGCGGCGAGGGCATGGAGAAGTACATCGGGCTCGAACTGCCCATGCAGGGCAACCTGACGAGCCTGGTGCTGCAGACGGGCCTGCCCCACGTCTCGCGCAATCCGGAGCGGGACCCGCGCCTCAACCAAGACCTGGTGCGGGCGGGGCGGTGGCGGGACGTGATCGAGGCGCCGATCCGCACCAAGGACCGGACCCTGGGCGTGCTGGTTGTGGCCAGCCAGCAGCCGGACCGATTCGACGAACAGCACCTGCGGCTGCTGACGCTGCTCGCCAACCAGGCCGGCCGCCTGATCGAGAACTCCGAGCTGCACGCCAAGGCGCGGGAGGTCGCCGTGCTCGAGGAGCGCAACCGGCTGGCCCGCGAACTGCACGACTCGGTGACCCAGGTGCTGTTCGGCCTGACGCTGAACCTGGAGTCGGCGGCCAGCGTGCTCTCCCGCAACCCCGAGAAGGCGGCCTCGCTGGTGACCCGCTCGCAGGAGATGGCCGCCGAGGCGCTGGCCGAGATGCGGTCGCTGATCTTCGAGCTGCGGCCGGCGGCCCTCCAGGAGAAGGGGCTGGCGATGGCCCTCAGCAACCACGTCAACCTCTTCCGCCGCCGGCACGGCATCGACGTCTCGCTGACGCTGGAGGGCGACGAGCGGCTCCCGCCCGAGGTGGAGTTCGCCCTGTACCGGGTGGCGCAGGAGGCGCTGAACAACGTGGCCAAGCACGCCAGGGCGCAGCATGTGCGGGTGCGGCTGCAGCTTCAGCCCGACGAGGCCCGGCTGGAAGTGTGCGATGATGGCATCGGATTTGATCCGAACGCTGGCACGCGGGGCGGTTCGTTCGGTATGATCGGGATGAGGGAGCGGTTGAGCGAAGTAAAGGGTTTCCTTGAGGTCGAGTCTGCGCCAGGCCAGGGAACCTGCATCCGGGGCCGCATTCCCCTAGCTGCCGGAGGTGACGCCCGATGA
- a CDS encoding response regulator, whose translation MNPIRVLICDDHFMVRQGLATYFGLQDDFEVVGEAADGRKAVEMVRQLKPDVVLMDLMMPELDGLSALRELKGTGARVIILTSFLDLEKAMSCIEEGALGFLTKDIEPADLVDAIRAVHRGEPRLHPEVMKRLMVRTAQPHQPRRRELLTPRELDVLRALAHGLTNREIAEKLVISETTVKTHISSILSKLQLTDRTQAALWAVREKLVDE comes from the coding sequence ATGAACCCCATTCGAGTTCTGATCTGCGATGACCACTTCATGGTGCGACAGGGGCTCGCGACCTACTTCGGGCTGCAGGACGACTTCGAGGTCGTCGGCGAGGCCGCGGACGGCCGGAAGGCGGTCGAGATGGTGCGCCAGCTGAAGCCCGACGTCGTGCTGATGGACCTGATGATGCCCGAACTCGACGGCCTGAGCGCCCTGCGGGAGCTGAAGGGAACCGGGGCACGGGTAATCATCCTCACCTCGTTCCTGGATCTGGAGAAGGCGATGTCGTGCATCGAGGAGGGCGCGCTGGGGTTCCTGACGAAGGACATCGAGCCCGCCGACCTGGTCGATGCCATCCGCGCCGTCCACCGGGGCGAGCCGCGCCTGCACCCCGAGGTGATGAAGCGGCTGATGGTGCGGACGGCGCAGCCCCATCAGCCCCGCCGCCGGGAACTGCTCACCCCGCGGGAACTGGACGTGCTGCGCGCCCTGGCCCACGGCCTGACCAACCGCGAGATCGCCGAGAAGCTGGTGATCAGCGAGACCACGGTGAAGACGCACATCTCGTCGATCCTGAGCAAGCTGCAGCTGACCGACCGTACACAGGCGGCGCTGTGGGCGGTGCGGGAGAAGCTCGTGGACGAATAG
- a CDS encoding amino acid ABC transporter ATP-binding protein, whose protein sequence is MIKMEKVNKHFGPLHVLVDVDLTVKPGEKLVVIGPSGSGKSTLIRCMNLLERPSSGRVVVDGVDITAPGAPLTKVRQSVAMVFQQFNLYPHKTVLENVTMAPILVKGVPKEAAEASGLAYLERVGLKHKAGAYPSQLSGGQQQRVAIARALNMHPKIMLFDEPTSALDPEMVQEVLDVMVGLSQEGITMVVVTHEMGFAREVADRVIFMDSGQILEEGPPEHFFEAPTHERTKLFLSRILR, encoded by the coding sequence ATGATTAAGATGGAAAAAGTCAATAAACATTTCGGTCCCCTCCACGTGCTGGTCGACGTCGACCTCACCGTCAAGCCCGGCGAGAAGCTCGTCGTCATCGGTCCTTCCGGCTCCGGGAAGTCCACCCTCATCCGCTGCATGAACCTCCTGGAGCGGCCCTCCAGCGGCCGGGTCGTCGTGGACGGCGTCGACATCACGGCACCGGGCGCCCCGCTCACCAAGGTGCGGCAGTCGGTGGCGATGGTGTTCCAGCAGTTCAACCTCTATCCGCACAAGACCGTGCTGGAGAACGTCACCATGGCGCCGATCCTGGTGAAGGGCGTGCCCAAGGAGGCGGCCGAGGCATCCGGCCTGGCGTACCTGGAGCGGGTAGGGCTCAAGCACAAGGCCGGCGCCTACCCCTCCCAGCTGTCGGGCGGACAGCAGCAGCGGGTGGCCATCGCCCGCGCCCTCAACATGCACCCGAAGATCATGCTGTTCGACGAGCCCACCTCCGCCCTGGACCCGGAGATGGTCCAGGAGGTGCTGGACGTGATGGTCGGCCTCTCCCAGGAGGGGATCACCATGGTGGTGGTGACCCACGAGATGGGGTTCGCGCGCGAGGTCGCCGACCGGGTCATCTTCATGGACAGCGGGCAGATCCTCGAGGAGGGTCCGCCCGAGCACTTCTTCGAGGCGCCGACCCACGAGCGGACTAAGCTGTTCCTCAGCCGCATTCTGCGCTGA
- a CDS encoding transporter substrate-binding domain-containing protein, translating into MKRKWGVVLAAILCAAVLAGCGGVSKAPAGGGSGDGASSLPAQVQKIKDAGVLRVGVKEDVPKFGYLDPAKNVHEGMEIDLAKRIAKEIFGDESKVQFTGVNAKTRGPALDNGEIDMVIATFTITEERKKSWNFSDPYFTDNVGFLVLANSGITSWKDLDGKTIGVAQSASTRAALTEQAEKDGITVNFMEFATYPEIKAALDSGRIDAFSVDQSILWGYKDDKNVMLPDKFAPQDYGIATKKSNTELAEFVNNIIKEMKASGEMDQLYEKWGLK; encoded by the coding sequence ATGAAGCGCAAGTGGGGTGTTGTGCTCGCAGCGATTCTCTGCGCAGCCGTTCTCGCGGGCTGCGGGGGGGTATCCAAGGCACCGGCCGGCGGCGGTTCCGGGGACGGTGCCTCCAGCCTCCCGGCGCAGGTCCAGAAGATCAAGGACGCCGGCGTCCTGAGGGTGGGCGTGAAGGAGGACGTGCCGAAGTTCGGCTACCTGGACCCCGCCAAGAACGTCCATGAGGGCATGGAGATCGACCTCGCGAAGCGCATCGCGAAGGAGATCTTCGGCGACGAGAGCAAGGTGCAGTTCACCGGCGTCAACGCCAAGACCCGCGGTCCTGCCCTGGACAACGGCGAGATCGACATGGTGATCGCGACGTTCACGATCACCGAGGAGCGGAAGAAGAGCTGGAACTTCTCCGACCCGTACTTCACCGACAACGTGGGCTTCCTCGTCCTGGCCAACAGCGGGATCACGTCCTGGAAGGACCTCGACGGCAAGACCATCGGCGTGGCGCAGTCCGCCTCCACCCGGGCGGCGCTGACCGAGCAGGCGGAGAAGGATGGCATCACCGTCAACTTCATGGAGTTCGCCACCTACCCGGAGATCAAGGCGGCGCTTGACTCCGGCCGGATCGACGCCTTCTCGGTGGACCAGTCGATCCTCTGGGGCTACAAGGACGACAAGAACGTGATGCTGCCCGACAAGTTCGCACCTCAGGATTACGGCATCGCGACCAAGAAGTCCAACACCGAGCTGGCCGAGTTCGTCAACAACATCATCAAGGAGATGAAGGCCTCCGGTGAGATGGACCAGCTGTACGAGAAGTGGGGGCTGAAGTAG
- a CDS encoding amino acid ABC transporter permease, protein MDRFAAFKWQALFRDWHILLEGLGRTASTAGLALLLALALGVLFGVLATAPWRSGRAVSRLYVNLIQNTPLVTQVFFLYYLLPHFDIMLPTPVVGVLGLGVYHGAYVTEVVRAGIQAIHRGQLEAALSQGFSYVQAMRYVILPQAAQIVLPPMTNQAVALIKNSSILAMISGGDLMFQADSWSASTGYYGPAYLTVWAIYFAICFPLAQLARRWEERVRLSRGGEVTAA, encoded by the coding sequence GTGGATCGCTTTGCCGCATTCAAGTGGCAGGCGCTCTTTCGAGACTGGCACATCCTCCTCGAGGGTCTGGGCCGGACCGCCTCCACGGCGGGGCTGGCCCTCCTCCTCGCTCTGGCGCTGGGCGTGCTGTTCGGTGTCCTCGCCACCGCCCCTTGGAGGAGCGGCCGGGCTGTGAGCCGCCTGTATGTAAACCTGATCCAGAACACGCCGCTCGTGACCCAGGTGTTCTTCCTCTACTACCTCCTGCCCCACTTTGACATCATGCTGCCCACCCCCGTGGTGGGCGTGCTGGGACTCGGCGTCTACCACGGCGCCTACGTGACCGAAGTGGTGCGGGCCGGCATTCAGGCGATTCACAGGGGGCAGCTGGAGGCCGCACTGTCGCAGGGCTTCTCCTACGTGCAGGCCATGCGCTACGTCATCCTGCCCCAGGCGGCGCAGATCGTGCTGCCGCCCATGACCAACCAAGCCGTGGCGCTGATCAAGAACTCGTCCATCCTGGCCATGATCTCCGGCGGGGACCTCATGTTCCAGGCTGACTCCTGGTCGGCCTCCACCGGCTACTACGGCCCGGCCTACCTCACGGTCTGGGCGATCTACTTCGCCATCTGCTTCCCGCTGGCCCAGCTGGCCCGGCGGTGGGAGGAGCGGGTGCGGCTCAGCCGCGGCGGGGAGGTGACAGCCGCATGA
- a CDS encoding amino acid ABC transporter permease yields the protein MMEELAVLAQWHNVRFMAEGLLITLRISFFTIVFSFILGTLLGVMRYSGHRLLASLAAVYIESFRASPLILLILLFRFTMPLKPVNSGTLAMTLFTAAIVGEIVRGGLNSVDKGQWEAARSQGFTWWQTMRHIVLPQALRKMIPPLTGQFITVVKDTSYVWVVGVQELTGKGVIILGQHGSTVQFFAIFGMIGLIYYILCLGLNRLGLWQERRMSWLTM from the coding sequence ATGATGGAGGAGCTCGCGGTCCTCGCCCAGTGGCACAACGTCCGGTTCATGGCCGAGGGCCTCCTGATCACCCTGCGCATCAGCTTCTTCACCATCGTCTTCTCCTTCATCCTCGGAACTCTGCTCGGCGTGATGCGGTACAGCGGCCACCGGCTGCTGGCGTCGCTTGCGGCCGTCTACATCGAGAGCTTCCGCGCCTCGCCGCTCATCCTCCTCATCCTCCTCTTCCGCTTCACCATGCCGCTGAAGCCCGTCAACTCCGGCACGCTGGCGATGACGCTCTTCACCGCGGCCATCGTGGGCGAGATCGTACGGGGCGGCCTGAACTCGGTGGACAAGGGGCAGTGGGAGGCCGCCCGGTCGCAGGGGTTCACCTGGTGGCAGACGATGCGTCACATCGTGCTGCCCCAGGCGCTGCGCAAGATGATCCCGCCGCTGACGGGCCAGTTCATCACGGTGGTGAAGGACACCTCGTACGTGTGGGTGGTCGGCGTGCAGGAGCTGACCGGCAAGGGCGTCATCATCCTGGGCCAGCACGGCTCCACAGTCCAGTTCTTCGCCATCTTCGGCATGATCGGCCTGATCTACTACATCCTCTGTCTGGGCCTGAACCGGCTGGGGCTCTGGCAGGAGCGGCGCATGTCGTGGCTGACCATGTAG